From Anthonomus grandis grandis chromosome 20, icAntGran1.3, whole genome shotgun sequence, the proteins below share one genomic window:
- the LOC126747775 gene encoding odorant receptor 4-like — MMQNNKTFFKFNISVLKFCFLWENDPDYQYNWTRVIKDLIMISSLMPCAIPILADFIIQLCDGVPNLTAAVENMIALNCIVGMIYMVICFINNRRTIIKLMKSIDYFDKYGNSSTTIRTEENANLFSKVFMFYGIVGNFVYMLMPQLSVNKCYRSRTSQMIEDGVPCGLVVRSAFPFRFDLTPVFEIVFIHQIYTCTMVTVVVVVLTMLLCGFLMHIVNQIENLRLFVDQLHHHTPQGEKFTEKLLFVIRYHIDVIEYSQSTADAFSTMLLFYITLTSLVLSVLCFEIIMVDAIEDSVRFTLHLFGWIVILFSVCYNGQLVIDQSLAVAQDIYSLDWFDCPLDTQKRIKTIMMRSQKPLVMDAAGMGVISLPAFLKVLSSAYSFFTLLLKFKQ, encoded by the exons ATGATGCAGAACAACAAGACGTTTTTCAAATTCAACATTTCGGTGCTAAAGTTTTGCTTCTTATGGGAAAACGATCCGGATTATCAGTATAACTGGACCAGAGTGATCAAGGATTTGATCATGATCTCTTCTCTGATGCCTTGCGCCATTCCCATATTGGCGGATTTCATTATACAGTTGTGCG ATGGCGTGCCCAACCTGACGGCAGCAGTAGAAAACATGATCGCTTTGAACTGCATCGTAGGCATGATCTACATGGTCATTTGTTTCATCAACAATAGGCGGACGATTATTAAGTTGATG aaaagcaTCGACTACTTCGATAAATACGGCAACTCCTCTACGACCATCAGAACCGAGGAGAACGCGAACCTGTTCAGCAAAGTCTTCATGTTCTACGGCATCGTGGGCAACTTCGTCTACATGCTGATGCCCCAATTGAGCGTGAACAAATGCTACCGATCGCGAACCAGTCAAATGATCGAGGACGGGGTTCCGTGCGGACTA GTCGTACGTAGCGCCTTCCCTTTCCGCTTCGACCTCACCCCCGTCTTCGAAATCGTTTTTATCCATCAGATCTACACTTGCACCATGGTGACCGTGGTGGTGGTGGTGCTTACCATGCTACTGTGCGGGTTCCTTATGCACATCGTGAATCAGATAGAGAACCTTCGCTTGTTTGTGGACCAATTGCACCATCATACACCTCAGGGGGAGAAGTTCACCGAGAAGTTGTTGTTCGTGATTCGGTACCATATCGACGTGATTGA GTACTCGCAGAGCACCGCGGACGCTTTTAGTACCATGCTCCTGTTTTATATCACGCTCACCTCGTTGGTTTTGAGCGTTTTATGTTTCGAGATCATTATGGTGGACGCCATTGAGGATTCGGTCAGGTTCACTTTGCACCTGTTCGGCTGGATCGTCATCTTGTTCTCCGTGTGTTATAACGGGCAACTGGTGATAGATCAG AGTCTGGCCGTGGCTCAAGATATTTATTCGTTGGACTGGTTCGATTGTCCTCTGGATACTCAGAAGAGGATCAAAACGATCATGATGCGGTCTCAGAAGCCGTTGGTGATGGACGCGGCCGGTATGGGGGTGATTTCGTTGCCGGCGTTTTTAAAA GTTCTGAGTTCGGCCTATTCCTTCTTCACCCTCTTATTGAAGTTTAAGCAATAA